GTGCGTGCCGTTGGACGCCGTGACGCGCGGCGGGGACCGTGACACCCGGCGGGGGGGGCCGTCGGCACCTCCGCGCGGCGGAGACCGCCGGCGAGCCGCGCGGCGGGGCCCTGGCCCCTTTACCGCACCACCGGCGTCCTCTCCATCACCTGCGAGGAGGATCATTTCGCCCCGGTCCGCGCGGTCGTGTCAGACCCGGGGAGGAACTACGCGCGGCACAGCCAACTCGCGAGCCCTGTTCGCCCTCTTGCACGGCGAAACCCCCCACCACGAGAAGGGAAGAACGCCGTGCGCTCACGTACGCGCATACACCCCGCGCCGGTCCGGCGCGCCGTCCTCGCCGTCGCGGCGGCGGGATCGGTGCTGGCGACCCCGCTGACCCCGGCCTTCGCCGCCCCTCCCGCTCCCGCGCCCGATCTGCGCGCGGACGTGAACCGCGACGGACGCGTCGACGTCAAGGGCGGCACGGACACGGCGGGTGAGGACACCTGGACCGTCGGCCGCGGCGCGGTCACCCTGCCCAACCTCGACGACGACACCAGGCGCTGCCCGGTGACCGGCCCGGACGGCGGACCGCTGTCCGACGCGAAGCTGGCCGCCTGCAAGGACGCCTCGGACACCAAGGTGAACGGCACCGCCGACGCGGCCGACCTCGCGCGCGTCCGCTCCGTCCCGATGCCCGGCGTGCCGGCGGACGCCAAGGGCAGTGTGCGGGTGACCGCGGGCGCCCGGCACACGCACGTCTTCGTCAAGCGTTCCGGCGCGTGGGTCCTGGTCACCTCCGCCACCCGGCTGACCGCGGCGGAACTGCGCTCCGGGGTGGAGTTCGGCGTCGAGGCCACCGATGTGATCCGGGACCGCGCCCAGTGGGACGGCCGGACGGTGATCCGGCTGTCGGTGACCTCCGGCGGCCGCACCACCTCCGATTCGGTCACCCTGCGCGTCGCCCCGCTCCTCACCCACCACCACCTGCAGAACACCCAGCAGGTGATGGTCACCAAGGTGCGCGGCGCGGGCGAGTACGGCCGGCTCCAGCGCGAGTTCGTCTCCGGCCTGGCCAAGGAGGTCAAGGCGGCCGGCATCACCAGGCCGCTGGTGACCTTCGAGAAGTACGGGGACCCCTGGGCGCAGGACTTCGTCGAGCCCGCCTACGTCAGCATGACCGGGCCCGGCGGGAAGCGGCACGTGATGCGGGTGCTGCTGCGCTCCGCCCAGCTCGACCGCGAGGCGGGCCGGGAGCTGTTCGAGAAGGTGCGCGGCCGGGACGTCGGTGTCGTGCAGGTCACGGACCGGACCCGGCCCGACGACTGGTCGCTGAACTCCATGGGCAACCTGGAGACCGTCCCGCCGTACGCGCACGGCGGGCGCTCGTACCCGGCCGGGCGGATCATCATGGGGTGGCGCAAGGACAGCGGTGAGAAGCCGTCGCCGGCCATGCGCACCCTGCTGCGGTCCCAGGGGCTCCAGGACCCGTTGCTGCTGGACACCTCGTGGCTCGGCGTCGGGCACGTCGACGAGTTCGTGCAGTTCCTGCCCGCCGCCACACCGCGCGGCTGGCGGATCGGGGTCGCCGACCCGCTGGCCGGGCTGCGGCTGCTGCGGGACGCCCAGCGGGACGGCCACGGCGCCACCAGGATGTTCTCCGTCCCCGGCCTGGCGGGCCTGCCGGCCCCGAAGGAGACCATCGACCAGGCGCTGGCCGCGCGGCACTTCGTCGCCGACAACACCATGGCGGCCGAGCGGATCGCGGCCAACCTGGAGATCCTCAAGCGGGAGACGGGGGTCACCGACGCGGAGATCGTCCGGGTGCCGGCCCTCTACACCCGCGAGGCGGAGACCCGGGCCGCCGACGGCACGGAGGTCCCCCTGCCGCGGCTGACCCGGCTGGGCGGCTCCCCGCTCGCGGACACGTTCCAGGACCACGGCCAGCAGAAGTGGCTCGCCCCGGACGGCGACCGCGCCACCGGCCGGGCCCGGGCGGCGGTCACGACCAGCGCGTACGTCCCGGGCGCGGTCAACGGCGTGCTCCTCGGCCGTGACCGCTACCTCGCCCCGCGCCAGTGGGGTCCCGTCATCGGCGGCAAGGACATCTTCACCGAGGCGGTGGGCACCGCCTACCGGCGGGCCGGCCTGAAGGTCTCCTACATCGACGACTGGTACACGTACCACCTCGGCATGGGCGAGGTGCACTGCGGCACCAACACCCTGCGCGACGCCTCGGCCTCCTGGTGGGCCGCACCCAGGGGCTGACGCGGGGCACACCCGGGCGCGCGGCCGCACGCGC
Above is a genomic segment from Streptomyces glaucescens containing:
- a CDS encoding protein-arginine deiminase domain-containing protein gives rise to the protein MRSRTRIHPAPVRRAVLAVAAAGSVLATPLTPAFAAPPAPAPDLRADVNRDGRVDVKGGTDTAGEDTWTVGRGAVTLPNLDDDTRRCPVTGPDGGPLSDAKLAACKDASDTKVNGTADAADLARVRSVPMPGVPADAKGSVRVTAGARHTHVFVKRSGAWVLVTSATRLTAAELRSGVEFGVEATDVIRDRAQWDGRTVIRLSVTSGGRTTSDSVTLRVAPLLTHHHLQNTQQVMVTKVRGAGEYGRLQREFVSGLAKEVKAAGITRPLVTFEKYGDPWAQDFVEPAYVSMTGPGGKRHVMRVLLRSAQLDREAGRELFEKVRGRDVGVVQVTDRTRPDDWSLNSMGNLETVPPYAHGGRSYPAGRIIMGWRKDSGEKPSPAMRTLLRSQGLQDPLLLDTSWLGVGHVDEFVQFLPAATPRGWRIGVADPLAGLRLLRDAQRDGHGATRMFSVPGLAGLPAPKETIDQALAARHFVADNTMAAERIAANLEILKRETGVTDAEIVRVPALYTREAETRAADGTEVPLPRLTRLGGSPLADTFQDHGQQKWLAPDGDRATGRARAAVTTSAYVPGAVNGVLLGRDRYLAPRQWGPVIGGKDIFTEAVGTAYRRAGLKVSYIDDWYTYHLGMGEVHCGTNTLRDASASWWAAPRG